CACAGGTGGCAAGAACTtgctaatttttaattatttgaatgaGTGGGGAtgggtatatgtgcacatgtatgtgggcatGTTTACATCTAAGAATATACGGAGGCCAGAAAAGCGGTTTGGGTCCCTCTGAGCAAGGATTAACGGTGCTTGTGGGGTGACTGGCTTGTTATGTGGGTGATGGTGATGGGATATGTATTCTGGTCCCATGATTCTGAGGTGAGTATTCTTGGCCATtgggtcatctctctagcccctaccctattttttaaaatccatgatTCCAATTGGAACCAACTGGTTAAAAACCAAATATTATTTACCCAGTCATATGGGACTCAAACCACCTCATGTTCAGCAACCCCTGCCAATGGCATGCATTTTAATGCGGACCCAAAGCCTTCTTCCCTGCCTTTATTCTCTGCCAAAATGCCATTATTAGCAACTCTCTTAATAACGTGCTCTGAATAAACAGCCTTTTCTGGGACTCCTCCCAGTGGGCTTTGTCCTCTCCGTGCTCTGAAGCAGAGTCTTCCACTGGACAGTCTTGCCCTACATCCCGAACTTTCCAGCAGCATACAGATAATCATGCAGGAAACCAAGCCAGCTCTACAGAATGAACCCAGCCCTCATTCTTACATGTAGACAGACAGCCAACGTCACCAGACTTGGAAAACCAGCTGTGCATGAAAAAACATCAGAGAACAGAACAGAGCGACCTTGGGGGATGTGCATCTCTTAGAGACTAGAAACaagcttttgaaaaaaattttaattaggtCTTCAGTGAGACTTGGGAAGATATTACACCCACAAAACCCAAAACAGCGGGCTATGAAAAACAAGGGAATGGAAAACATCTcttggaaataattaaaaatggattGCTGAAATGAAAAAGATTAGAAGATGAATTCAAGAAACTATCAGAATGAGTGTAAAAAAGGTAGTCTGAATGTATAGAAGAGAAAAAGCAGTTTACAAATTAACTTGGTGTAGCTAAATGGTTATGAGTGGGTACTTCTCAGCCACaatcatggcagagaaggctgGGGCTCTAAACTGTGTGTCCAAAGTCCTTGGGCCCATATGTGTTAGCCCTGGTCAAAACAATCAGAAACTCAACAGATCACTTCTCTTTTTATGAAACCTACTACTTAtccaaaaagcaaaaggaagggaGCAGGAATCTGTCTCTCTAACCACCATGAGCTCTCCCAGGTTTACCAgcctcacctctgcctctgttcCCTTATTGACTTCAGCTCCACTTCATGACACTGTGGGCTAGGCTGTTCAGTGCAAACTTTGGAGCTGGGGATCGGCTGGAGATAGGGATCAGGGGGAGATGGGGGGTCAGCTGGAAATGGGGGTTGGCTAGGATTGGGAGTATAGGCGAAAGTTGTGGAATCAGCTGAGTCTAGGGTCTGCTAGAGCTGGGAGTTAGACTTGGCTGGTTTCAAACATATCTTGGCCATGTTCTAATCTGAAAAGCAGAGATAAGAGCCTTGCATCAAGGCTTCCATAAGACTcaaatgaaagacctgtgtgTTGCACACTTAGAGCCCTTCCTGTGTAGCAAGTGGCTGATGGATTCTGACTATTTAACAGAACTAGTCCTGTTTTCTTTACCTCAATTTTAACTCTACTTTGGTGAGTTTTACACTTATAACTAAAAccactttaaaaatcattaagttCTTGACTGTATGAGCAAGACACCCTTAGATTCCCCATGGCCCTCCATTGTGAAGATAAAGATGAGGGTTGGGGTGTTATTGTTGGCCAGCTTTAAACTTGCAGCACATTCTGTCTCAGACTCCTTGGagcatgccaccatacctggctcccTGTATGGACTTGAAGGTGTATGGACTTATTCATTTATAAGCTGTTGGCAGCTCTGCTCCTTGCAGCCTCAGGGGGGCTTTGAGaacattctttttctgttctctacTAGAATTCAAGCCTTGCTTCAGGGAGGCTCTCTCAGTACCCATCTAGCTGGCTCCTTTCTTCTAGACATCCTATATACAAGTTTGTCTCCATTATTGCTCCCAGCCACCTCTACTCCCAGCTCCACACTTGGTTTTGTGATTCCAGTGTTCTCCTGGGGACACATTTGTTTCACGAATAAGCAAGCACAGGAAGAATGCAGCCTGAGTTTATTAATGAACAGAGTTTGCTTCAGACAAGAACTAGCAGTCTTGAGAAAATCACCTGCTCTGTctctttgacacacacacacacacacacacacacacacacacacacacacacacacacacacacagtgataggGAAGCCACCATCTAGTTCTGGGAGGGGTCAGCTCCAGGATCTCGAAGATTCATCTCAGATGGGTGCTGTGAGCCCTACTCACAGGAAAGACTAGAAGCCAGTAGCCCTTCTACAGTATTTCTGTCTCATACTGTTGGATACTACTCTTAATGGGACTCCTgactttccctcctttcttttcttttctgcaaaCTAAATCATCTGGTCCAATGCCTCTCTCCTTTCcatgggcgggggtggggtggggtgggagggtggggggtggggtgggtggggatcaAAGCAGTCTTACACCAGGACCAAAAGAATTATCAAGCGTCACAAGCATGTGCAAAGGCTTTGGGGTTCGGGATTTATCTCAGAGGTGGAGCATGTGCCTAGCAAGcctaaggccctaggttcaatcctcaacaCTGGGGGAAAAGACAATTATCAGAGAGCAGAAAATTAGCTTGGAGCTCAAGGGTCCAAAATTCAATACCAGAATGTTATGACTATAGAATAAGAGGAAGAGGGGGCTAGGACatggctcagttgggagagtgcttgcaTAGCATATATAGGACCCTGGGTTAGCTCCAGAGTACCACATGAAACCAGGGGTAATGgctgttgtaattttttaaaaatccagcttGAGAGAGAAGGACACCATTTGACAGAGTTTGAGCAGATGGGTTTTTTATTAAGAGgaaaggattgtaaaaaggggaaagaggagtggagagaCTGGCCTATGGGGACAggtgcagcagagagagagagagagagagagagagagagagagagagagagagagagagaacagagagagagaaaaaagagagagagggatgggaggtggcagggcccttttaaaagagaacataatgaatgggtggtgctcttagtggcagcagctgaggtatatcttgtcagaactccaaaggcagaccAGTACAAATACCTAAATACTGACGGTGGCATATGTGTATAATCCCAGCAACTACAAGGTGGAGGCAAGGAGACCGGAAGTTTAAGGTCACCCTTGAGTTCTAGGATAACCTGGGATGTGAGTCTTTTTGAAGAAAcggggcagggggagggaggaaaggtatgagcacacacatgtgcacgtgcacacgtgcacacacatacacacacagtgtgagACAGCCACATTCCAAATGGCCAATTAATATTGAAAATTCTCATCCTCATTAGtagtcaatgaaattaaaatcttAATGAGGACAAATCAGCTCCCTCTTTATATGTCTTAGGTTGGTACCCATAGGACTAGAACAGAGCGGCACATGGAGAGGAGAGTTTCCCTATCATTTTATTGAAGGTACCATGATAGGGCAGGTATCTTGGCTCTCAACATTGTCTCTGTTACACAAAAAAGATGGGTATCACATGATAACAAGTGCCTGGAGTCCTATAGTAATGCCCATTCCTAATGGCAGGAATAACAAGTCACCTTAGACTGCTAGGTACCAGTTGGGTACCAGGCTAGTGGAGGCAGGGTCAAGCAGTAGAGGGGACCCTGGGTGGCATGGGAAGTTCTGGCACCAGCCTGCTCCCACCCTGAATAGCCTGAGGATGGAAATGGCCATGGCTCAGAAGAATCAGGGAATGTGGGTGGGAGAGGGACCCTCAGGAATGGAGCAgcagatacagagagaaggaTGTAAGGGTGTAAGAAAGCTTCCAGGCTGAGGCAGAGTTGGCAAAGTGGAGGGCCACTTCCACATTGGGGTTGCCCTGAGTGGGCTCAAACCACTTCTGTAGACACCGTCCACTATTCCTGTgttcagggctggccttgaatgtgttGCTCCAAATCTTCTCACACagatcactgggggtggggaagtaATCTGGGAAAGGGCGGCAGGGCgcctgtgctgggcagtggttCTTCTCTGTGGGGGTCGACGATGGTGTCCTCATTTCCCATTGTCCCATCCCTTCCATGCCCCCATCATTGTGGGGGGACATAAGAAGGTTTGTGTCCTCACCCAGGTAAACAGCCCCCGAGAACCCAGTCAGTGCACTCACCTTGACTGGAGTGGAAGCTGCTATGCCAGTTGGATTTGCAAGTGTAGGATGAGCGGCAATCTTCCCACCATTCCTCACAATCCTCCAGGCACAGGGGCACGCCCTGAACCTGCTCTTCCTGCCTGTTTGGGACCACCTGGGTGCagatgagagagaggaagataCCCAATCCTTTATAAAGGTCCCTGAGTActattctttctgtgtgtgtgcacgtgtgtacatTCTGTAAGTGAATGTGCGTGTGTAGGCTGGAGGACAACCTCAAGTGTTGTTATTCAGGCACCATCCATGTTGGTTTAGAGAGAGTTTCTCACTGGCCCAGAGCTCACTGAGCagggtaggctggctggctagcaagccccaggaatccatctgtctctgctccctAGGGCTGAGATTATAACAGTTCACCTCCATACCTCGGGtgctcatgcttgtgtggcaagtgcttaatgactgagccatttcccagccgtaggttgttgttgttgttattattattattattattactattagaTAAATGAGAACTATGAAGTGAGTGGCTATTTGTCCCGGGCTACACAGTTTGTAAGTAGGAGATGGAATTCACTCAGATGCACCTCATTCCACCCTTCATCCTGCCGCCCGCATCAGACAGTGTCCCCATGCTGTCCTTCAGGGACAGAGGCAGCTAGCTCCCTCTTCATCCTTTCCCAGGGCTCTGGCTCTGCTCTTATCCCTAGAGGGACAGCCATCTCCCTATTCCTGCTGGCCTCCTGGAGATGCCAGCCTTTGATTAATGGAAGGCTGTTGCAGGGATTTGCCTCCTGTCTCCTCACCAGCTGGATCCAAGGCCCCAGGTTAGGGGAACACTCGTGAAGGCAGACGGCCTGGATGAAGTGCTTATGACAGACCGGGGTCAGCAGTCCACAGTGCAACATGCTGAAGTTAAAGAACAGGAGCTCATCCAGGTGGGCTTCCCAGCTCGTGGTGAATGTGCAGCAGGCATTGTCCTTCCAGGGGACGCACTGAaggtggagggagaaagaggcTAGGGTTGAGGATCTTGGGCAGAAGGGTGTCAGAAGAGAGGACACATTGAGCACCTCTGTAGAGGAGGGACCTTGGTGTCTGTCAACATGTATCTGAAGAATGGGAAACACCTGACCCCTGGTCCCCTCCCCTTTGTCTTTCTGCCACAGAACATAGTTTCCTGATGTCAGCTCCAGGGAGGCAATAAATCCAGGAAAGCAAATAGAAAGAAGTCCCAGGGAGCTTCAGGAGTCCGAGGTTATGATGATGGGTAGGAGCAACTTAGAGTTGAAATGTTCCTCCTCCCATAGCTCTGTAATTGCCTTTAGCAGACTGAGAAGGAATCAAATTGAGTCCTATGTCTAGCCAGTGCATGTTGTCAGGAAGGCTTGCACTGACCCATGATTAGCCAACAGGGCCTCCGAGATCACCACATAGCCTGTTTCCCAGGTGGCCAGATCAGCTAAGGGGCCAAATCCTGGATgaagaaacccaaactaaggaaCTAAATGATCAGGGCTGATGGGGTCCAGGGGCCTCCTTGCCTGTATCCTTCTCTAATAATTCTAAGAAGCTACCTTAGCCCCTGGGCCAGCTCTGGTCCCTGTACCTCCAAGAAGAGCTTGTCTTCTGGGCCAGGCTCTCGCTTGTGGTGCTTGGCATTCATGCAGATGTTGACTGGCTTGTCTCCTGTCACAGTGGACATGACTGTCCACAATCCCAAGAGTATCTGCCACCACTGTGCCATGACCTGCTTCAGAGAAGATCCTGTGATAGAAGACACCCACCTTAATCCCTGCACACATCAGGCACTAAAGATGGAGTCGGGGCTCCAAGGCTCCCTCAGGTTGCTGGAACACTTTGGCTGCTCTAGAACCTTCTGTGTAGAGCAGCATCAGAGAGTGTCAAGGCAGGTAGACACCCCACTACCAGCCGTTGCAGAGATGcagaaaccaaaccaagcaacaagaggagagaaaagaaaacaacagctcTGAAGAGGAGGGCAGGTAGGGAATGGTACCAAGTCCTTCTACACTTAGACACAGCTTTGCTAACTCAGTAATGCATAGTCTAGGAGTTTAGAGCTTTGGTCCCAGCCCACAGCCAGCCTCTTGACCAAGTAACCAATTCTCAGAAAGCAGATTCTCCTTGTGGCCAAAGGacatggtggggtggggtggccaATCAAGCCTTAGCCATCGAGTACCAACCTTCTTTCTAGTCCCCAGGAGGGTCCACACCAGGCCCACAGCTCCTCAGAGTAGCTTGTCCCCACCCTGTCTGTCCAACTAAAGTCATTTCCTTAGAGTAGTATCCCACTTCAACCAGCCCCAGTTTATCTCAAAGCCACCCTAAGCATCAGGATGGGCCCCCTGATGGCCTCTCAGAGCTGGGGACCCTTCAGGAATGAGGTTTTGAGGTGCCTTATCCTCTAAGCCCTCACCCTAGCACAGGTACATGAAAGCTGGCCTGTACCTTGGTGTCTGTTACATTGCAATTCCAGTTCTCTTCTGGGTTGTACTGGCAATGTatgaggtgggggtagggagtgGACAGAGAGATCCCCCTCTGCCAAAGCAAAGGGGCACCCTGCTTTAGGAATTCACCATTCAGTCTTTACCACCCAGGGCCTCACAGATCCTCTGTCCCCTAGGCCTAGTGGAAACCTGCCTTAGAGATAGGCAGTCTAGCCTGAGTTGAGCACCTCAGACATCCTAGGGATCGGAGACCCAGACTCCACTGAGGAACCCATCCTCAAGTTTAAACCCAAGGATGTTCTCCCCCACAGCTCCAGCTCCATGTTTGTACAGAGAACAACTATTCTCAAAACCTAGGAAGTtaagatggagaaaggaagatgCCAACCCTTTCAGCCTTCTCTTCAGACTCACATTCAAGGCAGGGCCCTCCTGGTGCTCCTTCCAGCCCAACAGAGGCGAACAGGCTGACAGCACCTCACCTGATGCCCCTTTAACACCTTTCAGTCTCGACGAGATACAGGTGAAGAGAGCAGCAAGTGGCCGGAGCTGAGCAGCCTTTGTGCATCCAAGAGTTTGTCTCGGAAAGAAGCAATCTTGCTGCACCAGATATCCCTGCAGTTGGCGGCAAGTTCAACTCTCAGCATTACCTCTAACCCGTGAGAACTTGGGAATAACAGATTCCCGGCCGGCagctctgtgtaacagctgttgACTGGGACTATTGGGAAAGAGAGGTCACGCAAAGGTCTTGGCACAGGGAAGTCCTAACCGCTTTCATTCTCGTCTTTTGTTCTCTGAAGCTCTTTCTCTCCTATATTCtgttccacctgtctcttcctccactcAGCCACCTGATGCCCTGAGTAACAGTGTCCTCTAGCACCATTAGGTGCCAGGTCCACAGCACACAGGATGCAGACACAGGCAGAGTCTTGGAGACTCAAGGATTTAAgcaacaaaactgaaacaaaagccACCCCTCAGCAGGCGCAGGGGCAGCCTGCATTTGCACACAGTGTGTGGTCTGTGACCTCGGCTTCAAAGGCCCCACTAGGGGTGATGCCCATATCTTTGCTTGTGTCTTATGTTCTGTCTCCAAAGGAGAAGTAGCCAATGTCACTGGctttatactaaataaataatattaaaaacagtCATGTTTTCCAGCGAGGAAGACAAAATACAGTGCTTGATGTTCAGCTGCCAGTCAGTATACatgtgtggagggggtgggggatgggaggtggcATTTTCCACACCTGAGTACTGAGTACTGGGCATCCACCAGGACTAGTCATGGGGCTGGAGGCTAAGGCATTGGCACGAAGCCTAACTTACTGCCTGCAATAATCCCCCAAATGAGCACTCTCTTTCAGAGGTAGgtaggggaaactgaggcacagagaatgaACTGGGATCTGAACTAGGCTTGTTTAACTTCATAGATAATGCTTATGAACCAGGTAAGGGGGATACCTACAGGACTGATGGGTAGGAACTGTCCAGGCTTTGagtcttcttaaaaaaaaaaaaaaaaaaaaagtcgagTAACAGtcatattgtgtatgtgtgggaggtGTATGCCGGGtcttttggggaggggagggggcagtGTGGTCACTAACCCGACTTCCACATACTGTCTTCAGCAGAGCTGAGAGTCCCTTCTTGAAGTCAGATACCACATGGAAAGGCATTTCTgccatgtggatctctgtatcgGTGTCCACAGGGACAGGAGAGGCAGGCACTCATGTCCTTTTCTTCGTAGACAGCCAGAGAGCAGCAGCTTTGACAAGCAAAAGATTGGTGTTGAACATTGTTTTAAATGGCTGTGGATGTGGCAAGAGCAAGAATCCAGAAATGAGTCACACAAGTCATTACTGAAATGGAAAACTGCCCTccacagggagggggagggacaaGGAGGAACTGGTTAGCCACCTCCAGGACAAAGATGTAGGAAATGAGTCCAAATTATAGCCAGTGAGGAtgcaggtggagggagggaggagtgattgcAGAGGCTGCCTTTCGAGAGAGCCATCAGCCCTGGCATCTGTCCTTAGAGAAGCAGTTTGAGGTCCTTGAGCAGAACTCATTTTGCCTTATTGTGGCTGAGTCTTCCAGAGAAATCTGTTTTCTGACTGAAGGCTGCTAAATCCGCTGGCTGAGGATGGAGCAGCCACTAGAAAGcacctgaaaacaaaaacagaacaattaTCTGGCTAGGGGAGAggtgtgggacacacacacacacacacacacacacacacacacacacacacacacacacacacacacacacacacacacacacacacacacacacacacacacacacacacacacacacacacacacacacacacacacacacacacacacacacacacacacactacatggaCATGGTGGATGGAGTGACCTGAAGTCTCTTGGGAACTCAGGGTTCTTGTTCCTGAGCATCCCCCTCATCCCCTAAATAATCAAAGATCTTTTACAAGTCTGTAACCTGGGCAGAGGGCAGCATGCCACTCACTCTCCTCTGTCCATCCAAATGCTGTGGTGTTGATTTACCCTCCTGAGTACCTCTGCTTCTCCATCAGCTGGGGTCATGCTTGGGTACCGCAACCCTGCTCCCTGGCTCCCTCCAAGGTAATATCCATGCAGCATCTGGGATGATAAAACTCCCCAGGGCTTTATTACAA
This genomic stretch from Cricetulus griseus strain 17A/GY chromosome 4, alternate assembly CriGri-PICRH-1.0, whole genome shotgun sequence harbors:
- the Izumo1r gene encoding sperm-egg fusion protein Juno isoform X2, which translates into the protein MAQWWQILLGLWTVMSTVTGDKPVNICMNAKHHKREPGPEDKLFLECVPWKDNACCTFTTSWEAHLDELLFFNFSMLHCGLLTPVCHKHFIQAVCLHECSPNLGPWIQLVVPNRQEEQVQGVPLCLEDCEEWWEDCRSSYTCKSNWHSSFHSSQEKNHCPAQAPCRPFPDYFPTPSDLCEKIWSNTFKASPEHRNSGRCLQKWFEPTQGNPNVEVALHFANSASAWKLSYTLTSFSLYLLLHS
- the Izumo1r gene encoding sperm-egg fusion protein Juno isoform X1, which encodes MAQWWQILLGLWTVMSTVTGDKPVNICMNAKHHKREPGPEDKLFLECVPWKDNACCTFTTSWEAHLDELLFFNFSMLHCGLLTPVCHKHFIQAVCLHECSPNLGPWIQLVRRQEANPCNSLPLIKGWHLQEVVPNRQEEQVQGVPLCLEDCEEWWEDCRSSYTCKSNWHSSFHSSQEKNHCPAQAPCRPFPDYFPTPSDLCEKIWSNTFKASPEHRNSGRCLQKWFEPTQGNPNVEVALHFANSASAWKLSYTLTSFSLYLLLHS